The genomic region GTTGTGTAGAGAAAGCGTTGGATCGAGATCACTTGGCAGCCAAGCGCAGAAAGAGAGGACAATATCATGTCCATGACTCCAACACTAGGCTGACCATTTGCCCAAGCTGCTGAAGATTGTGAACTTTACGAGGTCACGTGCTTGTCTGCAAAATTGTCACAAAAGTCAACAGTTCAATCAATCCGCAATGCGTATCAAAAACAGTTACTAGTATCAGACCGACGGCCTGAGGAAATGgtacaactaaaaatttagcGGAAAAAGGTAGTGACAGCTAGACGCCTTCTTCTTGGACCAGCATTGGAAGTAAAAGTGATGACTTATATTACTTGCATGCCTTGCAAGACAGCAGCTGCGTCATCAACTGAAGTGCAGTGTCACTGTTGCAAGAACACCAACTGTCTAGTTCATCTTCTGTTGCTGCCATGCTAGATGTCTGTCAGAGTACTTTCAGAAACAGTTTCAGTTGAGTGACATCATAATGTTGCAAACTGGACATGCTGTACGTACAGAGTTTCATTTCggtcatttgttgttgtaaaaccAGTGTATTGTTCAGTTGGATCTTGTGTTATGGTATTGTACATCATCAACATTGATATAGTGGCGATTTGTAATAACAACTTGTCATCCAAGAAAATTTTTAGTATGcattttaatttagtacatttaGAAGTcgtacaaacaatacaaaaataaaatgcatacaaaaatttgtggatttacagcaATAAATATAACCAACATTGTCCAACTACTGTATTTCTGTGAATAGTACCCCATGGAGTACTATTTCATAGTTCTAAAACATGGAGAATTATTGAGCATAGGACATTATTATTTTTGCAAGCCCATAAGACTGTTGcatagtttgtttgtataccatcacattacacaaacaaattaccGAATCTAATCTTACAGTTACCCCTGGCTACTTTCGCCTTCACTTGAATTatattcctggtctgttgcatatGTTGAATCTTCATCGTCACTCAGTGGAATTCtatctgggtgttcatttcatctcaaccgtacacactgatagacacacatgcatataagtggtttgaatactaccccagtgAGGCACTCGAGCAAAGAGCATTATTcaaggaaatacggtatgaTCAGCAAGTCAACTATTCAACTGTAACTgtattgtatatataaatttattatacACAAGTTGTTTATTAATGCATTCATTTTTACCTTTCCTCTGTTCACAAAGTCAGTTAGTCTTCCTGGTGTTGCAACAAGTAAGTGGCATCCTTGCTCTACTTGTCTCAGCTGATGACCTACACTTGTGCCTCCATACACAACGACGACTCGCAGTGACGTACCGTGTGAGAATTTGCGAGCTTCATTGTAGATCTGAATTGCCAGCTCTCGAGTTGgagcaatacaaacacactgaGGTGTTTGTTTGACATCCAAATAACTGCCTGAAAAACCTTCGTTCAGCATCCGAGTTATAATAGGAATTAAGAAGGCCGCCTACAGATCAGATTCAATTAGTAGAATCAAATAAATTCTGTAAAACTTGTATGAAACATAGAGCTGCATCTTGCCAGTACAACAGTCTAATATATGTATCCCTccagtacaatagtctatatacatatatatccctccaatacactAGTCTAAGTACTGAGAAATGCTGCTGACTCACAGTTTTTCCACTTCCTGTTTGTGCACATCCCATCAGGTCTCGATTAGCCAACACTGATGAAATAGCATATTTCTGTACAGGAGTTGGCTTCTCATAGTTCGATTTTCTAATATTTTCCTTTATGGTTTCATGAATGTTGGAATCATCAAACCCAGTGATGTGAGGTGGAACGTCTCTTCCTGTTGCCTCCACAGGAATAGAATCGTATTTGTCAAAATTAATGCCTTTGGAAATTGTCTGGAACAGTTTATCTTCATCTTCAGATGGTGCAGGAGGAACATAAGGtgctaaacacacacacacacacacacattaccacATCACTAATTCTTTTCCAACTCATCAAGTAATTTTTATTCATTTTCAAACACTGTTGTTTCTAATAATTCGTTATACTGTATTAGATATTAATCTGTAAGATGGTAACAAATTTGTACTCTATTTGTTATCATTAAAATACCCTTACATACATATACCCCACATTACATTCCTATTTACTACCATTGTCTGGATCATCTACAGTGTCTTGTTAAGGGCCAACGTAATAACCAATGGAAGTATCCAAACAACAGCGAGTTTTTGAGGCTCctaaaacattaaaaataaTAGTAATAGTACTCAAAATGAATTAAGTGTCTGTATACTATGGTACTGACTATAATTCAAAGAAGAAACATGCCGCTCCACCTCCCTCATCAGCTACAAACTTATGCTTGCATTATGATATCTACACGCCCATATAATAATAACTTCCATTCATAAGAATTTGTAACTTGTTCATTCCATCATCGttacaaaaattgtaaaaCTTACAAGGTCTGTCTGCCTTGACTTCTCCATCTTGTTCTGATGACTGTCTTGGACGAAATGTCCTTGATCCACCAAATCCTCCTACAAATAAATGTTAGTCACAAAGCCACCTGATTTGTTATACAAAAGAATACTAATAGTGGAGAAAAAGTCAAACCAACAAACGACTGCTTTATTCATTCTTAAAGCAAATAGACAATGCAATGTTGTTGGCATAGATAGCTAACTGACTAACATCACATTTGTCAGTCTCTCTCATGCAAAATGCACAAGCTAATAACAATCCCTTGGTGACTACGTTAGTTTTAAATGTGCAGAGTCACAGTCAGATATGCGCACTCGAGccaatctcaagtgaggtagctttgtgttgtagttATTGTACataacatatgttcaagttTCCTGGCAAGACAATCAGTTTCGATGGCTAGTAAGTCCTTTAAATGCGGGTTATAGGTTGCACTTGCACAAAGGTCAATAgacaaaactactgcaaaaccgGCTATTTAGGTGTCGATTGACGGACACGGCGgcagtgtaagctttaaacaatacaattatttggtgctcactgtgaactaACTGCGCTTGGTTACTCTGAGGAAGACGTAACTGCAGCAGATGCAACCTACGAGAATGTGACGTGTGCTGTCTGATCACGTGCAAAAAGTAAGAAACCCCGATCTGGCTGAAAGTGCGAGGGTGTTTGTCGAATTTTACTGAAACTGCAGTGCAACCTCAGCTTGAGATTTTGGACAAAATTTTTGAGAACTACATATAGAAGGCCTAAAATCTAGCGAACAGACACGGTCTAACgcaacctcatactgcaacatcttcatcattccaattcaggctagagagagacttcagtcacTTTGCCTTCAGTGTAACATGTAAGACCTTgcggttactgagtgtttgaaaaagtgcacccttCTCAAAGCGAAGCAGTCTGCATGTCCGACAGTGACTCTGCACCATTAAAGCCTCTATGTGCAAATCACCATAATCTCTTAAGATCGGTTTAGATGATAAATAGAAACAAGGGTTCTACATACAATGTCTACAAAAAAGCGATAGACAACTCGCCAGCTAAAGCAGTATACAAACGAACAGAACACAAACGTCAAATAGCTAGCTCTACCTGATTCTTGACTGTCTTCATTAGTACAATCTCTTGCAAAGTGTCCAGTCTGACCACATTTATAGCAatttcctcctcctcctccccctcGTCCTGCACCACTTcctacacaaaacacatcacCCACTCACTCAACTGTATAAAAATGCTTACAAATGTAACGAAAAGACATTAGCATATGCATAAGTTACATGTTAATGGAACTTCATTGCACATGCAGTACAGTAGTGGTGTACTCATGAGTAAGTCCCAGCCCTGTGATTAGACAGCGTCTACTGTAAAAGTGTATGTAAGTTAAGTCTGGCTCACAAGATGACTTTGATGTTAAGGCCAGTCAAACATTGGcacaatattgtgaaccaggcttaagagTCTCCTTTGAAACCTCATCTTGAAGTAAAACAGATGACAATGATTAACTAATAACATCAACTAAGCTGCCCATGACTGGTTTCATGACATCTATCACAAGCATGACCCACAACCGTCACAAAACGAAACCTTTCTCAGTTTCTTTATTTCATACTAAGCTCTATCACGAGAATGACTGCTTGAATGTTGTTACAGTACAAAACACATACCACTTGAACTCTCGGGATTTGGACACTCTTTTGCAAAGTGTCCCGATTCACCACATTTATAGCAGtttccaccaccaccaccaccaccaccgcgTGAACCTCTACCTACATAACAGGCAACTATTTCACACACAGCAGATCACATTGACTCACTGACACTTACTGTCTTGTGAGTCAGCACTAGGACAGTCTCTTGCAAAGTGACCAGATTCTCCACATTTATAGCAGTTACCAccaccgccgccgccgccaccACGTGATGATGAATCTACAGAAAAAAGCAAAAGATCACACAAAATAAAATAgttatttaaaaaaattaattaataaataatattatatcgTCTCTGTGATGTCACTGAAGTTGCTGGCACAAAATTACTAAAACATTATTAGTAACCTTTAACCTAATAGCAAGAGGTATAGTAACAGTGCAAGACAGGAATGAAAGTTGTTGATGGGGTTGCCATCATATAATGATAACAGATACAATCTATAGAGAATAGACTTTATGGGGTTTATGCTAACCACACAAACGTGGATTTCATGTAGCTAGTGTATGCAAGCATAATGGAAGCCACTACAGTGGCCACATAAATTCGATTAGCAGTGCCTTCTGTAGTAGTTTGTATTATTACATGCATCAACACCTTGCTACATCATGAATTTGTTATTAATGAATGATAGCCAGCATTTGTGTGTAAAGTGTGCATCACACGTGAAAGGCATGCTACAATGTTCATTCTCATCATGTGATTACTGTCTTGTGAGTCTCCATTGGGGCATTCCCTGGCAAAATGTCCCGTTTTGCCACACTTGTAGCAGCCACCGGTTGTACCTCCAGACGAACCTGTGCCATAAAGCAAATTAAATTTCGAATAAGTGtatattgcacacacacacacacacacacacacacacacacacacacacacacacacacacacacacacacacacacacacaccttcgaCCTTCAACTGCCCATCCACATGGATGATGGCAAAACATAAAAAGCATAAGAAAAAGGAAGTCACTATCTGGTACATACgtcacaaatctaaatacattgatgacatttatgtcttttcttgtcactctCTCGTGTGAATAAACGACTGCATCTGTCGCACTTGATTCCGGCCTTTGCTCGTTCCCAGGGATCTAGGCGACTTtgtcctctgttgcaattgtgtctttTCCCCCGTTTGTGACTTAAACAGTCGCTTGCAGGTAGTgcacagcagaggctgttggTCTTGACATCTGCTGGGATCGGCTCTGTCATGAGCCTTCTGACTACTTTGGGCATTTTCTAATTCTACTCTTGAAGTGACGATTGAGATAATTTTGCTAGCAGACTTTCTTCCACTTCTGCCTGTACTGCGTAAGCTGGGACCAGGTGCTTGTTAGGCCAACCATTTTGAGGTCTTTTACAATCCTGTCTTTCCACCTTAGTCTGACACCATGAGCTGGACGAGTTGATGGTAGCCACGCATGAAGCAGCTCcttgggcacacacacacacacacacacacacacacacacacacacacacacacacagacagacagacagacagacagacagacagactagtcttggaacattttggtcgatggggacaacaagcagaaatgtacctacagcatttgtcaagtagatcaacggatgcctatggaacaacaaatgcctcctcattcaagacacattggagggagcgcatgtccattcagctacaaaaagccaatgctcgagtcatctacaggaaagtggagagacttttagatgatgctagttaatttgtgtttttccaaggccatttggcctttacttttttttttagtaaaggagcaagcacgtgtgtagttaattggactgatgaggacattgtgttgtagaggatttagcctccatctgtacgtactttgttctat from Corticium candelabrum chromosome 10, ooCorCand1.1, whole genome shotgun sequence harbors:
- the LOC134185531 gene encoding probable ATP-dependent RNA helicase DDX4 isoform X3, with translation MYQIVTSFFLCFLCFAIIHVDGQLKVEGSSGGTTGGCYKCGKTGHFARECPNGDSQDNSSSRGGGGGGGGNCYKCGESGHFARDCPSADSQDSRGSRGGGGGGGGNCYKCGESGHFAKECPNPESSSGSGAGRGGGGGGNCYKCGQTGHFARDCTNEDSQESGGFGGSRTFRPRQSSEQDGEVKADRPSPYVPPAPSEDEDKLFQTISKGINFDKYDSIPVEATGRDVPPHITGFDDSNIHETIKENIRKSNYEKPTPVQKYAISSVLANRDLMGCAQTGSGKTAAFLIPIITRMLNEGFSGSYLDVKQTPQCVCIAPTRELAIQIYNEARKFSHGTSLRVVVVYGGTSVGHQLRQVEQGCHLLVATPGRLTDFVNRGKIGFEKVRHLILDEADRMLDMGFEPEIRRIVESMGMPGKTERQTLMFSATFPEEIQVLAQSFLDDYIFLTVGRVGETSSDIEQHVVQLGEYDKRDKLCQLLTAEGKNRTLVFVETKRNADFLASFLSQSGFPTTSIHGDRFQKEREEALEDFKSGKLPVLVATAVAARGLDIADVKHVINYDMPSAMEEYVHRIGRTGRIGNQGRATSFFDVARDAHLARGLVDIMSKAQQEVPDWLEECAEGAIGSNFGPQGGRFGARDTRQRGGYSGGSRGGYSGGSRGGYSGDNEGFGSVPTGGDDDWD